From Paenibacillus graminis, a single genomic window includes:
- a CDS encoding MFS transporter has product MALKEESNQKLSLLEKVSYGLGDTGSNLIYAVVTTYLTFYFTDVYGIGAAAVGTLLLVARLVDMLDSPIFGILIDKTNTRWGKSRPWILWSCFPFTIVTILLFMGPELSASGKLVYAYIFYIASNVLYTAVNNPLTTLLPSLSSDVQERTVANTFRMFGGQFGGLLVNLALLPLVAFFGNGDQQKGFFHTMILFGAVGMVMFLITFFNTKERVQDRSGGKSLPLKESVKSIKGNMPWIAGVLLGIVFFIMYVIKLSSGIYYITYNLDKPDLVATVNTLGSLTLIGIIFVPFLSKKYSKKTLIISGMVINIVGQLIIHFSGQSTVFVLAGTVIGAIGFGLPVGLLFALIADTVDYGEWKSGVRAQGLLASTASGIAIKLGSGLGGAIPAWLLAAGGYVANQTQTSSALRMIEISFIWLPIILSVLSILILVFLYKWEKPHHEIIAELEVRRAQ; this is encoded by the coding sequence ATGGCACTGAAGGAAGAGTCGAATCAAAAGCTGTCATTATTGGAAAAGGTAAGCTACGGTTTAGGAGATACTGGCTCAAACTTGATTTATGCGGTGGTTACGACTTATTTAACTTTTTACTTTACAGACGTATATGGTATCGGTGCTGCTGCTGTAGGCACGCTGCTGTTAGTTGCAAGACTTGTAGATATGCTCGATAGTCCTATCTTCGGAATATTGATTGATAAAACGAATACAAGATGGGGAAAATCGAGACCGTGGATTCTGTGGTCATGCTTTCCATTTACTATCGTTACCATTTTATTGTTTATGGGGCCGGAGTTAAGTGCTTCCGGGAAGCTGGTATATGCCTACATTTTCTATATCGCTTCCAATGTATTATACACAGCAGTTAATAATCCGTTAACTACGCTGCTTCCAAGCTTATCCAGTGATGTTCAAGAAAGAACGGTTGCGAATACGTTTCGGATGTTTGGCGGACAATTTGGTGGATTACTTGTTAACCTGGCCTTGCTGCCGCTTGTTGCATTCTTTGGTAACGGCGACCAGCAAAAGGGCTTCTTCCATACTATGATTCTTTTTGGCGCAGTGGGAATGGTCATGTTCCTGATAACGTTTTTTAACACGAAGGAGCGTGTTCAGGATAGATCCGGAGGTAAATCGCTGCCACTTAAAGAAAGTGTCAAATCGATTAAAGGCAATATGCCATGGATTGCGGGTGTTTTGCTGGGTATAGTATTTTTTATCATGTACGTGATTAAATTGTCATCGGGCATCTATTATATTACCTACAATCTTGATAAGCCCGATCTTGTAGCCACTGTAAATACTCTTGGTTCGTTAACTCTGATAGGAATCATTTTTGTACCGTTTCTGTCCAAGAAGTATAGTAAGAAGACACTGATTATTTCAGGAATGGTCATCAATATTGTGGGGCAATTAATTATTCACTTTAGTGGACAAAGTACAGTATTTGTGCTTGCAGGTACAGTCATAGGTGCAATCGGCTTTGGATTGCCGGTAGGTTTGCTATTTGCATTAATTGCCGATACCGTTGACTATGGTGAATGGAAATCAGGGGTTCGCGCACAAGGATTGTTAGCTTCGACCGCTTCCGGCATTGCAATCAAATTAGGATCTGGTCTTGGCGGAGCTATCCCGGCCTGGCTGCTTGCAGCAGGAGGTTATGTTGCTAATCAAACTCAGACTTCATCCGCACTTCGAATGATAGAAATCAGCTTCATTTGGCTGCCCATTATTTTAAGCGTATTGTCGATTCTCATTCTGGTTTTTCTATATAAGTGGGAAAAACCGCATCATGAAATTATTGCGGAATTAGAAGTAAGAAGAGCGCAATAA